In Saccharicrinis fermentans DSM 9555 = JCM 21142, a genomic segment contains:
- a CDS encoding FecR family protein translates to MRDKAIMMNDKLHINWDLAAKVYSGEASQDEVRDFEKWMEEGSHRNEWRQISDNLHMVDHTLVGNSVDLHKAWDDVRAKTLGKQKRYVHLVYAAYGAAVACVIALLILFVNPFSNDVGNSKLITAKSDEAIEIISLNDGSVIDLNRNSSIEYLQSFGKDDRSVSLYGEAFFHVAADTTRPFVIHTSQIQIKVVGTSFNVKAFADALYTEVSVNSGEVEVSSLLNVNNQVVLRAGDRAVFNVKDHSLVKMQVDNDNYMAWKTKKFVFKRDKLAEAIVLIEEVYDVTIEIPEGLDVENHVISSTFDRYDIAHVMDVLNELYGVDFHYHKN, encoded by the coding sequence ATGCGCGATAAAGCAATAATGATGAATGATAAGCTACATATAAATTGGGATTTGGCGGCTAAGGTGTATTCGGGAGAAGCATCGCAAGACGAAGTGAGAGACTTTGAAAAGTGGATGGAGGAAGGAAGTCATAGAAATGAGTGGCGTCAGATATCCGACAATCTGCATATGGTGGACCATACATTGGTGGGCAATAGCGTAGATCTTCATAAAGCATGGGATGATGTAAGGGCTAAAACCCTGGGTAAGCAGAAGCGTTATGTTCATCTGGTGTATGCCGCTTATGGGGCTGCGGTGGCCTGTGTGATTGCGTTGCTTATCTTGTTTGTCAATCCGTTTTCAAATGATGTGGGTAATAGTAAGCTTATTACAGCGAAGAGTGATGAGGCGATTGAGATAATTAGTTTGAACGATGGCTCTGTCATCGATTTAAATAGAAATAGTAGTATCGAGTATCTGCAGTCATTTGGTAAAGATGATAGGTCGGTTTCATTATATGGCGAAGCTTTTTTTCATGTGGCCGCAGATACAACTCGTCCGTTTGTTATCCATACCAGTCAAATTCAGATTAAGGTGGTGGGAACCTCTTTTAATGTGAAGGCTTTTGCGGATGCTCTGTACACAGAGGTAAGTGTGAATTCTGGAGAGGTGGAGGTGAGCTCTCTGTTGAATGTGAATAATCAGGTGGTGTTGCGTGCCGGAGATAGGGCCGTATTTAATGTGAAGGATCATTCGTTGGTTAAGATGCAGGTGGATAATGATAATTATATGGCCTGGAAAACAAAGAAGTTCGTATTTAAACGGGATAAGTTGGCGGAAGCAATCGTCTTGATTGAAGAAGTGTATGATGTGACCATAGAAATACCTGAAGGTCTTGATGTGGAGAATCATGTAATTAGCTCTACCTTTGATAGGTATGACATAGCGCATGTGATGGATGTTTTAAATGAACTTTATGGAGTTGATTTTCATTATCATAAAAATTAA
- a CDS encoding RNA polymerase sigma-70 factor: MRQSTTQNNDQRLFNRIKEGDEKAYEQLFKQYYVSLTAFANTLVHDLDMAESIVQNVFVKLWEKRRQYEITAVKSYLIIAVRNSCHNELKRVQHERDFKNTVCMEDVVEMVNYSDSGVMEHIAQVIELLPEQRRRIFKLNRLEGLKYREIAEKLSISPKTVEVQMGKALKFLRVHLLDLKKQVYYVDN; encoded by the coding sequence ATGCGTCAGTCTACTACTCAAAATAACGATCAAAGGCTTTTTAACCGGATTAAGGAAGGTGACGAGAAAGCGTATGAACAGTTGTTTAAGCAATACTATGTCAGTCTTACTGCATTTGCAAATACCCTTGTTCATGATCTGGATATGGCAGAGAGTATTGTGCAGAATGTATTTGTGAAGTTGTGGGAAAAGCGAAGGCAATATGAAATTACCGCTGTAAAATCTTATTTAATAATTGCAGTGAGAAACAGCTGTCATAATGAGTTAAAAAGAGTGCAGCATGAAAGAGACTTTAAAAATACGGTCTGTATGGAGGATGTGGTGGAGATGGTGAACTATTCCGACTCGGGTGTCATGGAACATATTGCTCAGGTGATAGAGTTATTACCGGAACAACGTAGAAGGATTTTTAAATTAAACAGGTTGGAAGGTCTGAAGTATCGTGAAATAGCAGAAAAGTTGAGTATTTCTCCTAAAACAGTTGAAGTGCAGATGGGGAAAGCGCTGAAGTTTTTGAGAGTGCACTTGTTAGACTTGAAAAAGCAAGTGTATTATGTTGATAACTGA
- a CDS encoding endonuclease/exonuclease/phosphatase family protein: MNKSHKYIAFAFSALLITSCHFFHSTEKIPSVPLLYFDFNGDNTSSGIEPFRIYGNQEMSYDRGLKDSCLDLTQTSFHRKPIVIETKGEFIPQQQNAFSVMVWVKMQEDDHEVYGIIGNKSIGIATERGWAVSTTVTGAWQLDVSDGFQLHKFTATPVRQRINDGKWHQLGFMMDKNEQVARTYFDGKLVGVLSLDGIQGFDADYNLHIGCNAGSVDYTMDTFNGMIDEVGIWSQKLTDEQFAEAYSFIKKERLGMPDEAGDFIKVMTWNIWNGGRQQGKTVGLDKIAGCIRENGADIIALQEEFGSGEYLADKLDFYFYRRSRNLCLLSRYPLGKSFNIFKAINAGGIEVLLSENKHLVVCPVWLSFKPNIKGLLMNESISTDTILHLENSTRGNEVRFILSELGQLNNEFNSSPLILAGDFNSGSHLDWTESNKQNKFNKVLPFPSTQKMEQEGFIDAFREMWPDESAVLGNTYSPIFKEGYSDRIDFIFYKGARLKATGAAVIDSTTALFPSDHAAVIVTFQLP; this comes from the coding sequence ATGAACAAATCGCATAAATATATTGCATTCGCATTTAGTGCCTTGCTAATCACTTCGTGCCATTTCTTTCATTCCACAGAAAAGATTCCCTCTGTTCCCTTACTGTATTTTGATTTTAATGGAGATAATACCTCTTCGGGTATTGAACCCTTTCGTATATATGGCAATCAGGAGATGTCTTATGATAGAGGATTAAAGGATTCGTGTTTGGATTTAACGCAGACTTCGTTTCATCGAAAACCAATTGTCATTGAAACCAAAGGAGAGTTTATTCCGCAGCAGCAAAACGCCTTTTCAGTGATGGTGTGGGTGAAGATGCAAGAGGATGATCATGAAGTATATGGTATTATAGGAAATAAGAGTATTGGAATAGCTACCGAGAGAGGTTGGGCTGTTTCAACAACTGTAACGGGGGCCTGGCAGTTGGATGTTTCGGATGGTTTTCAGTTACATAAATTTACGGCAACACCTGTTCGTCAGCGTATTAATGATGGAAAGTGGCACCAGCTGGGGTTTATGATGGATAAGAATGAACAGGTGGCTCGTACTTATTTTGATGGTAAGCTTGTGGGGGTGTTGAGTTTAGATGGTATTCAGGGCTTTGATGCCGATTATAACCTGCACATCGGATGTAATGCAGGTTCGGTAGATTATACCATGGATACTTTTAATGGGATGATTGATGAAGTAGGGATATGGTCGCAAAAACTGACGGATGAACAGTTTGCAGAAGCCTATTCTTTTATTAAAAAGGAACGTTTAGGCATGCCTGATGAGGCAGGAGATTTCATAAAAGTAATGACCTGGAATATTTGGAATGGAGGCAGACAGCAGGGGAAAACGGTTGGGTTGGATAAAATAGCAGGCTGTATTCGAGAGAATGGAGCCGATATCATTGCGCTTCAGGAAGAGTTTGGGTCCGGAGAATATTTGGCCGATAAATTGGATTTTTATTTTTATAGAAGAAGTCGTAACCTGTGCCTCTTGAGTAGATATCCGCTGGGGAAAAGTTTTAATATTTTTAAAGCTATTAATGCAGGCGGTATTGAGGTCTTGTTGAGTGAAAACAAACACTTGGTGGTTTGCCCTGTTTGGCTAAGTTTTAAACCTAATATTAAAGGCCTCTTGATGAATGAAAGTATAAGTACCGATACTATACTTCACCTGGAGAACTCTACCCGTGGAAATGAAGTCCGCTTTATTTTAAGTGAATTGGGACAGTTGAATAATGAGTTTAATTCCAGTCCTTTAATATTGGCAGGCGATTTTAATAGTGGTTCACACTTGGATTGGACTGAAAGTAATAAGCAGAATAAATTTAATAAGGTGCTTCCTTTTCCTTCTACTCAAAAAATGGAACAGGAAGGCTTTATTGATGCTTTTCGTGAGATGTGGCCCGATGAATCTGCTGTCCTGGGGAATACTTATTCTCCTATTTTTAAGGAAGGCTATAGTGATCGCATTGATTTTATTTTCTACAAAGGTGCCAGGCTTAAAGCTACAGGGGCAGCCGTAATCGATAGCACAACTGCACTATTCCCCTCTGATCATGCCGCTGTTATTGTTACTTTTCAATTGCCGTAA
- a CDS encoding SRPBCC family protein translates to MKKLLITVLVVTIVALGSAAIWLSSLESTYDVQRSIIVNTSQDKVFPLVQDFNQWTAWSPWLSMEPDAKVEITGSGKSINDTYSWIGELVGEGSISHTKIEQGLAIEQEILFKAPMESRSSVYWQFNTINDSTTNITWGMKGEMPFYLRFMTQMMDTWIGMDYERGLKMIKELAEKGYVASKVEIVGIVDAPAIHYMGEKVACTMDDVESNMKSSFTKLNHYIMNHSMDHERALSVYHVFDYIKGKVEYSAAIPIKEGFEAEAPFYTGDIAASKALKIKFTGDYQHIGNAWAAGMTYTRTHKIKENKDIPPYEIYLNKPQDEPDPRKWVTEVYMPIK, encoded by the coding sequence ATGAAAAAATTATTAATTACCGTCTTGGTTGTCACCATCGTTGCCCTTGGATCGGCAGCCATATGGCTTTCTTCACTCGAAAGCACCTATGACGTTCAGCGCTCTATCATTGTCAACACCTCCCAGGACAAAGTTTTTCCTTTAGTGCAGGATTTTAACCAATGGACTGCGTGGTCGCCTTGGTTATCTATGGAGCCGGATGCCAAAGTAGAAATAACCGGCAGTGGCAAAAGCATAAACGACACCTACAGCTGGATAGGAGAACTAGTTGGAGAAGGCAGTATCAGCCATACTAAAATAGAACAAGGCCTAGCTATTGAACAAGAGATTTTATTTAAGGCCCCCATGGAGTCACGCTCCTCTGTCTACTGGCAATTCAACACTATCAACGATTCTACAACCAATATAACATGGGGAATGAAAGGTGAGATGCCATTCTACCTACGCTTTATGACTCAGATGATGGACACTTGGATCGGCATGGACTATGAACGAGGACTCAAGATGATCAAAGAATTAGCTGAAAAAGGATATGTGGCCTCTAAAGTGGAGATAGTAGGTATCGTAGACGCACCCGCCATCCATTACATGGGAGAAAAAGTAGCCTGTACCATGGATGATGTTGAATCTAATATGAAATCTTCATTCACTAAACTAAACCACTATATTATGAACCATTCCATGGATCACGAAAGAGCATTATCGGTTTACCACGTGTTCGATTATATAAAAGGAAAGGTAGAATATTCAGCCGCTATACCCATCAAAGAGGGTTTTGAAGCTGAGGCTCCATTTTATACTGGAGATATTGCTGCAAGCAAAGCATTAAAAATAAAATTTACGGGCGATTATCAACACATTGGCAATGCATGGGCTGCTGGTATGACCTATACTAGAACCCACAAAATCAAAGAAAACAAAGATATTCCACCCTACGAAATCTATTTAAACAAACCCCAAGATGAACCTGACCCACGAAAATGGGTGACCGAAGTCTATATGCCCATAAAATAA
- a CDS encoding ferredoxin--NADP reductase has protein sequence MTRKRKELFPHTITSVNEITPGYFTVAFKRQFDFIPGQVVAVSFNNQDDPRLYSIAGGNQNDTMRILFDVYPNGLLTPLLSTAQVGDEILVSEPFGKFTPSTSEEWWIATGTGIAPFVSMLESGIKSPQKFLHGSRTLNHFLFQDLFKEKLKDNYLRFCTKETGPEIIQGRLTHWLKEQDELPKNFKYYLCGNPDMVVEVRDIILSKGVEFENIMAEIYF, from the coding sequence ATGACAAGAAAAAGAAAAGAACTATTCCCTCATACCATTACTTCAGTCAATGAGATCACCCCCGGCTATTTCACAGTTGCATTTAAACGTCAATTTGACTTTATTCCAGGTCAGGTAGTAGCTGTTTCATTCAACAACCAGGATGACCCCCGTTTATACAGCATTGCAGGAGGCAACCAAAACGACACCATGCGCATTCTATTTGATGTGTATCCAAACGGACTTCTCACCCCGCTATTATCCACTGCCCAAGTAGGTGATGAAATACTGGTTTCTGAACCCTTTGGAAAATTCACTCCTTCAACCAGTGAAGAATGGTGGATCGCCACCGGAACAGGCATCGCCCCCTTTGTGTCAATGCTCGAATCAGGAATAAAATCACCGCAAAAATTCCTCCACGGCTCCAGAACCTTGAATCATTTTTTGTTTCAAGATCTGTTCAAAGAAAAACTAAAAGACAACTATCTGCGTTTTTGCACCAAAGAAACCGGCCCAGAAATTATACAAGGAAGACTCACCCATTGGCTTAAAGAACAAGATGAGTTACCCAAAAACTTTAAGTACTACCTTTGTGGCAACCCGGACATGGTAGTAGAGGTTCGCGACATTATTTTAAGCAAAGGAGTGGAATTTGAAAACATCATGGCCGAAATATACTTTTAA
- a CDS encoding acyl-CoA thioesterase produces the protein MKIFTQPINIRFFDIDMNHHVNNSVYFTYMENARTELLMDEFLGCKEQGLTFVISETSCKYKNPMRLGDRVICEMVFTLKRPVQFEVTYTFKNKDSNQVYAVGYTLVVMINEAKNRPVPIPQEFIDLYVNT, from the coding sequence ATGAAAATTTTTACTCAGCCTATCAATATTAGGTTTTTCGATATAGACATGAACCACCATGTTAACAATTCCGTGTACTTTACTTATATGGAAAATGCACGTACAGAATTGTTGATGGATGAATTTTTGGGTTGTAAAGAGCAGGGTTTGACCTTTGTGATTTCTGAGACCTCATGTAAGTATAAAAATCCGATGCGCCTTGGGGATCGCGTCATATGTGAAATGGTATTTACCCTGAAACGACCCGTTCAATTTGAAGTGACCTATACATTTAAGAATAAAGATAGCAACCAGGTATATGCTGTTGGGTATACGCTGGTTGTGATGATCAATGAAGCTAAAAATAGACCAGTGCCCATTCCTCAGGAGTTTATAGATCTTTATGTTAATACGTGA
- the rlmN gene encoding 23S rRNA (adenine(2503)-C(2))-methyltransferase RlmN: protein MEKEALFGKTLEELKTVVKEHGFPAFTAKQIADWLYKKKVSTIDDMLNLSKKNREILNEKYQIGLSPFDNVQESVDGTKKYLFQTSTRQFIEAAYIPSENRKTLCVSSQVGCKMGCLFCMTGKQGFQKNLSAGEILNQMVSISECDELTNLVYMGMGEPMDNIIEVLKSLEIITSEWGFAWSPRRINVSTIGVVPAMRRFIEESECHLAISMHSPFNDQRKELMPIENVYPIEAVIETLKEYDFGRQRRISFEYIMFEGVNDTKEHANELVRLVDGLKSRVNLIKFHPIPDTPLTGSQHNTMEAFKNILEKKGVITTIRKSRGEDIYAACGLLSTKKLLKEDLEKDF, encoded by the coding sequence ATGGAAAAAGAAGCATTATTCGGAAAAACATTAGAAGAACTGAAGACAGTTGTAAAAGAACATGGATTTCCGGCATTTACCGCAAAACAAATTGCAGACTGGCTATATAAAAAAAAGGTAAGCACAATAGACGACATGCTCAATCTTTCCAAAAAGAACCGAGAGATACTCAATGAGAAATACCAAATCGGTCTCAGTCCCTTTGATAATGTACAGGAATCGGTGGATGGCACTAAAAAATATCTTTTCCAGACCAGCACCCGACAATTTATTGAGGCAGCCTATATCCCTTCTGAAAATAGAAAAACATTATGTGTAAGCTCACAAGTGGGATGTAAAATGGGATGTCTGTTCTGCATGACTGGAAAGCAAGGTTTTCAGAAAAACCTAAGTGCAGGTGAGATACTCAATCAAATGGTAAGCATAAGCGAATGCGATGAATTAACCAACCTGGTTTATATGGGCATGGGTGAACCTATGGACAACATTATTGAAGTACTCAAAAGCCTGGAGATCATCACCTCCGAATGGGGTTTCGCATGGAGTCCTCGCAGAATAAATGTATCAACCATTGGTGTGGTACCTGCCATGCGACGCTTTATTGAAGAAAGCGAATGCCACCTGGCCATCAGTATGCATAGTCCATTCAACGATCAACGAAAAGAACTGATGCCCATTGAAAATGTATACCCCATTGAAGCTGTTATTGAAACATTAAAAGAATACGACTTCGGCAGACAAAGAAGAATATCATTCGAGTACATCATGTTTGAGGGTGTGAACGACACTAAAGAACACGCCAACGAACTAGTCCGATTGGTTGATGGACTAAAATCCAGGGTCAACCTGATTAAATTCCATCCCATACCAGACACCCCACTCACAGGCTCCCAACACAATACCATGGAAGCTTTTAAAAATATTTTGGAGAAAAAAGGCGTTATCACCACCATACGCAAATCCAGAGGAGAAGACATCTATGCAGCTTGTGGATTGCTCAGCACCAAGAAGTTACTCAAAGAAGATTTGGAAAAAGATTTTTAA
- a CDS encoding single-stranded DNA-binding protein codes for MLKLILCGNVGNDATVKETGNGKVVNFNVAVSKNYKNSKGEKVEKTEWIRAAIWRGKDSDIKFAEYIKKGKKILIEGEPHSSGYQNKDGEVQSGLEVTVKEFEFLN; via the coding sequence ATGTTAAAACTGATCTTATGTGGAAACGTTGGCAACGATGCCACAGTAAAAGAAACAGGAAACGGGAAAGTGGTCAACTTTAATGTAGCCGTTTCCAAAAACTACAAAAATTCCAAAGGCGAAAAGGTTGAAAAAACAGAATGGATAAGAGCCGCCATATGGCGCGGCAAAGATTCTGACATTAAATTTGCCGAATACATTAAGAAAGGCAAAAAAATCCTCATCGAAGGAGAACCGCACAGCTCTGGTTACCAAAACAAAGATGGCGAAGTACAATCTGGTTTAGAAGTAACCGTCAAGGAATTTGAGTTTTTAAACTAA
- a CDS encoding alpha-L-fucosidase codes for MKPLLSLLLIGLVLASCGTQPQEQKEEEGKKTDTKYQENWESLSAHNEAPEWFSDAKFGIYFHWGVYSVPAYSSEWYPYHMYRDGKVKDYHIKTYGPLSEFNYHDFVPMFKGSKFDAEDWAQLFMDAGAKFAGPCSQHHDGFAMWDSEVNPWNSVDKGPHKDITGLMAKAIKDRNMKFISTFHHARNLQRHGGDPDKFDTYHSHFAHVPGTATASTDKEIAKMYGNIPAGEFNEYWFAQLKEVIDQYSPDIIWFDVWLRMIPLEYRQKFAAYYLNEAKKKNQDVIIAYKQAALPKSVGVLDIEQGGKKDLSESVWLTDITLSNKSWSYIEGQTYKTPKMVVRNMIDVWSKNGVVLLNVSPTADGVINQEQRSTLKRIGEWMKKYAEAVYETRPYLIKGFGNSKVEEGKHGGQSATQKYTAKDARFLQSKDGKFLYLFVLGEPKPGSVISTKELGVHKYYPEAGIKKITLMGSDTECKWGFGDINFELTVPDAEMDDIANVFRMELN; via the coding sequence ATGAAACCACTATTATCACTATTACTTATTGGTTTAGTACTGGCATCATGCGGTACGCAACCACAGGAGCAGAAAGAAGAAGAAGGAAAAAAGACAGATACCAAATACCAAGAAAACTGGGAGTCACTTTCAGCTCATAACGAAGCACCAGAATGGTTTTCTGATGCTAAATTCGGTATTTACTTTCATTGGGGCGTGTATTCGGTGCCCGCGTATTCTTCAGAATGGTATCCATACCATATGTACAGAGATGGAAAAGTAAAAGATTATCACATTAAAACGTATGGGCCACTATCCGAATTTAACTACCACGATTTTGTCCCAATGTTTAAAGGTTCGAAATTTGATGCTGAAGATTGGGCTCAACTATTTATGGATGCCGGAGCTAAATTTGCAGGCCCTTGTTCACAACATCACGATGGTTTTGCGATGTGGGATAGTGAGGTAAATCCTTGGAACTCGGTAGATAAAGGACCACATAAAGATATAACTGGACTGATGGCAAAAGCGATAAAAGACCGTAACATGAAGTTCATTTCCACCTTTCATCATGCGCGTAACTTACAACGTCATGGCGGAGATCCGGATAAATTTGACACTTATCACAGCCATTTTGCCCATGTTCCAGGAACAGCAACTGCTTCAACCGATAAAGAAATTGCAAAAATGTATGGCAATATTCCTGCAGGAGAATTTAACGAGTATTGGTTTGCGCAACTAAAAGAGGTTATCGACCAATACTCTCCCGACATTATTTGGTTTGATGTATGGTTAAGAATGATTCCATTAGAATACCGTCAAAAATTTGCAGCCTATTATCTTAACGAGGCCAAAAAGAAAAATCAAGATGTGATTATCGCTTACAAACAAGCAGCCCTGCCTAAATCGGTTGGTGTATTAGACATTGAACAAGGTGGTAAAAAAGACTTATCGGAATCTGTTTGGTTAACCGATATTACATTAAGTAACAAATCGTGGAGCTATATAGAAGGACAAACCTACAAAACACCTAAGATGGTGGTTAGAAACATGATTGATGTATGGAGCAAAAACGGTGTGGTACTGTTAAATGTTTCGCCAACCGCTGATGGTGTTATCAATCAAGAACAAAGAAGCACCCTAAAAAGAATAGGTGAGTGGATGAAAAAATACGCTGAAGCGGTGTATGAAACACGTCCTTATTTGATTAAAGGATTTGGTAATTCAAAGGTAGAAGAAGGAAAACACGGTGGTCAATCGGCAACTCAAAAATACACAGCAAAAGATGCTCGTTTTTTACAATCGAAAGACGGAAAGTTCTTATATCTTTTTGTACTTGGAGAACCTAAGCCAGGAAGCGTAATTTCAACAAAAGAATTAGGCGTACACAAATATTATCCAGAAGCCGGCATTAAAAAAATTACACTTATGGGATCAGATACGGAGTGTAAATGGGGCTTTGGAGATATCAACTTTGAGTTAACCGTTCCTGATGCAGAAATGGACGATATTGCGAATGTATTTAGAATGGAGCTTAACTAA